TAATATGGAAATAGGAAATATTTTATATTTAATAGCCATAATCGATAATTAAATTTATTGAACCACTCTAAACTCTGCAAGACAAGCCAGGTCATCTGCAGTAAACATATCGGTTTTATTGGGAACCCTTATTCTTACATATCTTGCCGAAACCGGTGAGGAAAGATTAAATGTTTGAAGCCCGTTAATGTTCTGCGTAACAATATAATTTCCGTCTGCCGATGTGTTTGCAAGCGGCACGGGTGTCCAGGTTACGTTATCATTACTGTAATCTATGTAGATATTTTTAATTGGTCTACTGGTAGCTGATCCATTGGGCCGGTGTGCCATTGCCACTTTTGAAAATGACAATGCCCGTTTCAAATCGATCACTGCAAAATGGGGCGGCGGTACGATGGGACTATAATTGGTATGCCAGTAGGTGGTCAGGTTATTGTCGATCAGATTGCCTACCCGCCCTTCTGAATGATCAGAGCTAAAGTTGATTACGGCCCATGCTGTTGGCAAATAGTCAATATCGTTGTTTCCCCCGGTTTTTTGAACCGGCTGATAGTTCCAGATATCATATTGATAGGGCGCATATTTAGCAGCCACTTTGTTTTTTGCAATGTCACTGATCTGGATTCCCCAGGCGTTGAAAAACATTTGGAAATCAGCCTTTACATACTCACAGAGTGTTTCATAAAAAAAGTCATGCTTACCAAGGTCGCCGGCTGGCATACGCACCGCCCTCCTGGCCTGTGCATACAAATATGGAAAAAAGCCCCATCCGTCCGGACGACCATTCCCCTTATAATTTGCAGGTATTTTTTCAAACAGCTGTAAAAACGGGGTTAGTCTTGCAAACGGATCATTGATCCGGGTATCTGTACCGTCGAAATTCTTACTGGCATTGCCTTCTGCAGCAAAAGCGATTGCCCGGTCAAATTTAGTGGACAGGTTTTCAAACTGATCCGCCGCTGCATTGATATCATGTAATGCAGGCCAGGCCGAAGGGTTGGTCAACGAGTTTCGTTTTGCCGTTTTGTAAATAAACAGATTATTAGTGGTTTCTCCCAACGTGCTCCAGGACCACCAGCCTTGCTGGTTATTGTGCCCTATTTCATGATGGGTGCCCCATGTTTTAGACTGTTTCAATTTATTTAAATCGGCAGAAAATTTAAACCAGTTCATGTCCATAAAGGCTACAATAGGAAACCCGCTATGCCCATACCCTACTACCGGATTATTGTCCATCACGATCCGCATTGGCAATACAGGCGACTGGTCCATGGGATCTGCAGGTGTTTCTTTCAGTCCCTGCCATCCGTAAAAGTCTTCCTTCATTACCACATCCCACTCTGCCAGCAATGCCTCGGGATCCTGCACCGGGCTGGTAACGCAATATTCACGGGGTACTGTAAAAATGGTGTATTTTCCACGTAGCTCTAACCAGGGAACACAAGACTTTCTGATGGCCGTCTGCCAGTCTGCAGCATTGGTTTGGCCCAGCACATAATCCGGCGACTTAACTACATTTGAAAAACCAAGGCTGACTGGATTATCTATCGAAACATTTGGAATGATGTAAATATGTCCTCCATACAGGTTCCGCACCTGATTTTTACCTGGAGCAAGCTGTACTTTGGATACAATCAATGGATCTCTGTTAATTGGCCCAAGAGCACCCAACGCTGTTAGATTATCCGTCCACGCGCCAATCTGAAGGGAAAGGGAATACATGCCGCTCGGTACTGTAACCTCCACCAACTCACCGGGAGCCGCGTATAAGCCGGTACTGAACTGCGGAACTGGTGGCACCGAAATCCGGAGATTCTGATCAATGTCAAAATACTTCAGGTTCATGTTAACCGTAGTATTGATTCTGGGTTCTTCATTGCAAACCAGCCCCGGAAAGATCCTGGCCTGAGGATACTTGCTGGTGTTAACAGTTCCATCCCCGATTGTAACCGGTGTGTGAACAGAGTCCTTAGGCACGTCAAAGCCATTGTCAACATCCACCGTTGATTTTTTACAGGAATATCCAAGTATCATGATTAAGCCGAGCGTTAACGCCCAAACAGATCGTCTCATATTCTATATGATTTATTAATTCTCTACATCAATATATTTCGGAATC
The sequence above is a segment of the Niabella agricola genome. Coding sequences within it:
- a CDS encoding M60 family metallopeptidase; translated protein: MRRSVWALTLGLIMILGYSCKKSTVDVDNGFDVPKDSVHTPVTIGDGTVNTSKYPQARIFPGLVCNEEPRINTTVNMNLKYFDIDQNLRISVPPVPQFSTGLYAAPGELVEVTVPSGMYSLSLQIGAWTDNLTALGALGPINRDPLIVSKVQLAPGKNQVRNLYGGHIYIIPNVSIDNPVSLGFSNVVKSPDYVLGQTNAADWQTAIRKSCVPWLELRGKYTIFTVPREYCVTSPVQDPEALLAEWDVVMKEDFYGWQGLKETPADPMDQSPVLPMRIVMDNNPVVGYGHSGFPIVAFMDMNWFKFSADLNKLKQSKTWGTHHEIGHNNQQGWWSWSTLGETTNNLFIYKTAKRNSLTNPSAWPALHDINAAADQFENLSTKFDRAIAFAAEGNASKNFDGTDTRINDPFARLTPFLQLFEKIPANYKGNGRPDGWGFFPYLYAQARRAVRMPAGDLGKHDFFYETLCEYVKADFQMFFNAWGIQISDIAKNKVAAKYAPYQYDIWNYQPVQKTGGNNDIDYLPTAWAVINFSSDHSEGRVGNLIDNNLTTYWHTNYSPIVPPPHFAVIDLKRALSFSKVAMAHRPNGSATSRPIKNIYIDYSNDNVTWTPVPLANTSADGNYIVTQNINGLQTFNLSSPVSARYVRIRVPNKTDMFTADDLACLAEFRVVQ